The following coding sequences are from one Candidatus Acidiferrales bacterium window:
- a CDS encoding COX15/CtaA family protein, which yields MREAGNPALHRFAVLTAFCTFLLIIAGALVTSNQAGLSIPTWPFAYGTVFPPMVGGIRWEWSHRLAAATVAILTSILAVFIWLRESRHWVRILGVAAFLLVVAQALLGRFTVKTFLDPPVSAAHATLAELFFIVTVSLAVFTGKWWVSDVPQLHDEESPRLFALALATSCAILVQIVLGAAFRHNAFGIIPHLIGAVVVTGMVFWTVLAAATRFRKVRDLRAAARYLEILLGLQILLGGAAYWAVLAARDAVQPTPLYVIITVAHVAVGALTFAASVFLTLRCYRILKPSHEAHAEASTQRVPS from the coding sequence TTGAGAGAAGCAGGAAATCCCGCGCTGCATCGCTTCGCCGTGCTGACGGCCTTCTGCACGTTTCTTTTGATCATTGCCGGCGCGCTGGTCACTAGCAACCAAGCCGGCTTGTCCATTCCCACCTGGCCGTTCGCCTATGGCACCGTTTTTCCGCCCATGGTCGGGGGCATTCGCTGGGAATGGAGCCATCGCCTCGCTGCCGCCACGGTCGCCATACTCACCTCCATTCTCGCCGTTTTCATCTGGCTGCGCGAATCGCGCCACTGGGTCAGGATTTTGGGTGTTGCTGCGTTTCTGCTTGTCGTGGCTCAGGCTCTCCTTGGCCGCTTCACCGTAAAGACTTTCCTCGACCCTCCCGTTTCCGCCGCTCACGCCACTCTCGCTGAGCTGTTTTTCATCGTCACCGTCAGCCTCGCCGTGTTCACCGGCAAGTGGTGGGTCAGTGATGTCCCGCAGCTCCACGACGAAGAATCTCCCCGGCTGTTCGCGCTCGCCTTGGCCACCTCCTGCGCCATTCTTGTGCAGATTGTTCTCGGTGCTGCGTTTCGCCACAATGCTTTCGGCATTATTCCGCATCTCATTGGCGCCGTCGTCGTCACGGGAATGGTTTTTTGGACCGTCCTTGCTGCGGCCACGCGTTTCCGCAAGGTGCGCGACCTGCGCGCGGCCGCCCGCTATCTCGAAATCCTTCTCGGCCTTCAGATTCTCCTCGGCGGCGCAGCCTATTGGGCTGTGCTCGCCGCGCGCGACGCCGTCCAGCCCACTCCGCTGTACGTCATCATCACCGTCGCGCATGTCGCCGTGGGCGCGCTGACGTTCGCTGCGAGTGTCTTTCTCACTCTTCGTTGCTATCGCATTCTGAAGCCTTCGCACGAAGCGCACGCGGAAGCTTCCACCCAGCGGGTGCCTTCATGA
- the cyoE gene encoding heme o synthase, producing the protein MMTPATPATSARAAAAPAMARSYAYLLLTKPDVTFLVVLTTMAGYYLGSTGSFSSIGMFNVVFGTSLVAAGTAALNHWTERASDAKMRRTCARPLPIGALRPAEAFAFGAGLIFAGGLYLALLANWLACALALLTTLLYLGAYTPLKKRTTWATAVGAFPGAIPPLVGWAAARGGLNEGAWLLFGILFLWQFPHFYSIAWMYREDYSRAGIQMLPVVDATGSATFGQIIFTAAVLVPVSLLPSVIGLAGIRYFFGALVIGMLLVEACLWASRNRTNVRAKWLMHATVAHIPLLLGLLMFDKVVK; encoded by the coding sequence ATGATGACTCCCGCGACTCCAGCAACCAGCGCTCGTGCAGCCGCCGCGCCCGCCATGGCGCGCTCCTATGCGTATTTGCTCTTGACGAAGCCCGATGTCACTTTTCTCGTCGTCCTCACCACCATGGCCGGCTACTATCTCGGTTCCACCGGCTCGTTCAGCTCCATTGGCATGTTCAACGTCGTCTTTGGCACGTCGCTGGTCGCTGCCGGCACCGCTGCGCTCAATCACTGGACCGAGCGCGCGAGCGATGCCAAAATGCGCCGCACCTGTGCGCGTCCTTTGCCCATCGGAGCCCTGCGTCCCGCCGAAGCTTTCGCCTTCGGCGCTGGTTTGATCTTCGCTGGCGGTCTCTATCTTGCTTTGCTCGCGAATTGGCTGGCCTGCGCGCTCGCTCTTTTGACCACGCTGCTCTATCTCGGCGCCTATACGCCGTTGAAGAAGCGCACCACGTGGGCCACTGCCGTTGGCGCATTTCCCGGCGCCATTCCGCCGCTCGTCGGCTGGGCTGCTGCGCGTGGCGGGTTGAACGAAGGCGCGTGGCTGCTCTTCGGCATACTTTTCCTGTGGCAGTTCCCGCATTTCTATTCCATCGCCTGGATGTACCGCGAAGATTATTCGCGCGCCGGAATTCAAATGCTGCCTGTCGTTGATGCGACTGGTTCGGCCACGTTCGGCCAGATCATTTTCACCGCCGCGGTCTTGGTTCCCGTTAGTCTACTGCCTTCGGTAATCGGCCTCGCGGGGATTCGTTATTTCTTTGGCGCTCTGGTCATCGGCATGTTGCTTGTCGAGGCCTGCCTTTGGGCTTCGCGCAATCGCACCAACGTTCGCGCCAAATGGCTTATGCACGCCACCGTCGCGCACATTCCGTTGCTGCTGGGCTTGCTAATGTTCGATAAAGTGGTGAAGTGA